GATTTCCAGCCAGATCTGTGGATTCTGGTAAAACTCAGTTACAGGGCGACCGTAGAGAGCGGCAGCGGCAGGACTGATGTAAATAGTTTCAGATGTGGTAACTGAAATCGACCACACCACATCCTCAAGGGAAGCTAAAATTCCTTCCAGGCGAGATTCACTGGCTCGCAGGGCTTCTAGAGTACGCTTGCGTTCAATGGCGTAACGAATGGCTCGCTCTAGTAAGGCAGCATCCATTCGGCCCTTCACGAGGTAGTCGGCGGCCCCTGCTCGCATCGCTGCGACATCCACTTCGTGATCACCTTGCCCCGTCAGCAAAATGATTGGCGCTCTACAGCCTTGAGCGATCGCAGCCTGCAACAACTCTAGACCGTTGTATAACCCTAAGCGATAGTCAATTAAATAAACATCATGCTGATGCTGCCCCATGACGCTCAGCGCTGCTTCATAAGAGCTGACCCATTCCAGGCTAAAGGTGCCACCCTCAATTTCTGAGAGCAACGACCGAGTGAGAATGTAATCATCCTCATCGTCTTCAACCAGCAGCACTTTAATGGGGTACTGATACATATAGTTATTTAAGATACAAAATTAACCTTATCTTAAAGTTTTCACGGGTTGTAGGTGTTGCAGGAGTATTTGACTTCCTATATACAAATGTGCCCTGATCTTAAACTTTTAATGCTGGACGATTGGGATCGAATCTATCTTTACAGAATTGAACCTTTGCTAGGGGTCTCTACTTAGTTCTGCCTCAGTACCGTCAAAATTAGCAATTACGGGAAATACTGGGATTGGTTTTTAACTTTTATTTAGAGAGAATAGGTTTCTGGTTTTGTCGGGGGAATTGCGGATGAGTACGCTACGAGTTGGGATCGCAGGTCCCGTAGGATCTGGTAAAACTGCTTTGGTAGAGTTGCTTTGTAAAGCGTTACGGCAGCAATACAACATTGCAGTGGTGACCAATGACATTTACACCCAGGAAGATGCTCAGTTTTTAGTGCGGCATCAAGCGCTGGCGCAGGATCGCATCATTGGAGTCGAAACCGGAGGATGTCCTCATACCGCGATTCGAGAAGATGCCTCGATCAACTTAGCGGCGATCGCTCAATTAGAGCAGCGCTTCGAGAGCTTAGATTTACTGTTTGTGGAGAGCGGTGGTGATAATCTCGCCTCTACTTTCAGCCCAGAACTGGTTGATCTCACCCTTTATGTCATTGATGTTGCCGCAGGAGATAAAATTCCTCGCAAGGGTGGCCCCGGAATTACCAAATCAGATTTGTTAGTGATTAACAAAATTGATTTAGCTCCCTTTGTCGGCGCTGACTTAGGGGTGATGGAACGGGATGCTACTAAGATGCGAGGCGATAAGCCCTTTGTCTTCACTAACCTCAAAACTCAGGTAGGGTTAGACCGAGTGCTTAATTTTATTGCAGAGAATATGTAGAAGTGTGTAGAGTTTGGCGATCGCTTTTGACTTTCAACGTTGGAGTTATTTGGACTCAACCCACGCAAAAGTCATGGTTTGAAGCTGAGAACATTTATTGCAATCGCAATTTTGTATAAGTTAATACAATTGACCTGAGAAGCTCCGCCATAATATCTCACTTTAATCGTGTAACTTCCGACACCGGTTGGCAGATTGAGTCAGGAGAATAATAACAACATGGCAAGGCAGTTTGGGCGGCGCAAGTTTCTGATTTACGGCTCAGCCACTTTTGGTACTAGCATTCTGCTAAAAGCTTGCGCCAGCAATCCCACCCCTCAAGCAGGCGAAAGTGCTTCCCCTACGACAGCAGCATCCCCTGCCGCCGCTGGTAGCGGTAACACCATCAAGGTTGGGATTCTCCATTCGCTAAGTGGCACAATGGCCATTAGTGAAAAGAGCGTGGTAGATGCTGAACAGTTAGCAATCGCAGAAATTAATCAAGCAGGTGGTGTTTTAGGCAAACAAATTGAAGCTGTGGTAGAAGATGGTGCTTCTGACTGGCCTACCTTCGCTGAGAAAGCAACTAAACTGATTGACCAAGATAAGGTCGCGACCATTTTTGGCTGTTGGACCTCTGCCAGCCGCAAAGCCGTACTGCCTGTCTTTGAGCAAAAGAATCATATGCTCTGGTATCCAGTGCAGTATGAAGGGCAAGAATGTTCCAAAAACATCTTCTACACCGGAGCCGCCCCCAACCAACAGATTGAACCTTCTGTAGATTGGCTGCTGGAAAACAAAGGCAAAGAATTCTTCTTGGTGGGATCTGACTATGTTTTCCCTCGCACCGCCAACACCATTATCAAGGCGCAGCTAGAAGCCAAAGGTGCCAAGGTGGTCGGGGAAGACTACTTGCCGCTAGGTAGCACTGAAGTTACGCCGATTATTGCCAAAATCAAGCAAGCTTTACCCAACGGCGGCGTCATCTACAACACGTTGAACGGAGACAGCAACGTGGCCTTCTTCAAGCAGTTGCAGGGCGCAGGCATGGGGCCAGACAAATATCCCTCGATGTCCGTCAGTATTGCTGAGGAAGAAGTGAAGGCGATCGGCCCGGAATATCTCAAGGGTCACTATGCGGCTTGGAACTATTTCCAAACCGTAGATACTCCTGCCAACAAGAAGTTTGTGGAAGCTTTCAAGGCCAAGTATGGCAGCGATCGCGTCACCAACGACCCGATGGAAGCAGCATACATCATGGTTTACATCTGGAAACAAGCAGTTGAGAAGGCTGCTACAGCAGATGACATGGAGAAGGTACGGGCTGCTGCTGTAGGCCAAACCTTTGATGCTCCACAAGGACAGGTCAGCTTGGCTGCCAACCATCACTTGTCTAAAGTGGTACGCATTGGTGAGGTCCGCGACGATGGCCTGTTTGAGATTGTCTCCTCTACTGACAAAGCCGTAGCCCCTGTGCCTTGGAACCAGTATGTAGCTGAAACCAAGGGCTTCGCTTGTGACTGGTCTGACCCAGCCAAGGGTGGCAAGTACAAGACCACTTAGGGACTTTAGATTTTGGATTTTGGATTTTGGCTTGGAATTGAGTCCTAACCCAAAGTCCAAAATTGTTAGGAGGGAGAATGCTGACGGGATTGGTGGATGGAATATTGGGCGGGATTGGCATTGGTTCAGTGTTGTTGCTAGCAGCACTGGGACTCGCCATTGTGTTCGGCCTCATGGGTGTGATCAATATGGCCCACGGGGAGTTGATGATGTTGGGGGCTTACACCACCTTTGTGGTTCAGAATGTGTTCAAGAGTCTGGGAGGTGACTGGCTAGAAACCTACATTCTCTTTGCTCTCCCTTTAGCCTTTTTGGTCGCAGCTTTGATGGGGCTGATTTTAGAGCGAGGGGTGGTGCGGTATTTATATGGTCGTCCTCTCGAAACTTTGCTAGCCACCTGGGGCGTGAGCCTGATTTTGCAGCAGTTTGTCCGCAGCGTGAACTGGGTGTTAGTAATTGGTCTAGCTCTCTTTTGCCTCTTCTTTTTTGGTGGGATGTGGCTGCTATCTCGTCGTGCTGATTGGCAACGTCTACGGGGTTGGGCGATCGCGCTACTGTTGCCGCTCTCCTTGGGTATTTCTGCGGTCACAGGCAATATCCTCAGCCAAACTTATAAGTTGGTTGTAACTAAACCTTGGTTTGGGGCGCAAAACGTAGATGTCACCGCACCTAAATGGCTCCGCAGTGGCTTCTCTTTGGGGAGCTTTCAAGTGTCCTCGGTGCGTCTGTTTATTGTGGCGCTAACTATCTTTTGTGTCGTGGGCATTTATCTCTTTTTGCAGCGATCGCCTTGGGGTCTACGGATTCGGGCCGTGACGCAAAACCGCAGCATGAGTGCTTGTTTAGGTATCCCCACCCAGAAAGTAGATGCACTCACGTTTGCACTGGGGTCTGGGCTGGCAGGTGTGGCGGGCTGTGCTCTGAGCTTACTTGGTTCTGTTGGCCCTAACACTGGACAAAACTACATTGTTGATACGTTCATGGTTGTCGTAGTAGGTGGCGTTGGTAAGTTGGTCGGGAGCATTGTGGCCGCAATGGCGATCGGCACCTTAACTTATCTGATCGGCTCCGATGCGTTTCGTCCTTTATTGACGGCGGTGCCCCCATTGGCTGACTTTTTTACCTTCTTCTCTAGCACCAGTATGGCGAAGGTGATGGTCTTCGCGCTGATTGTGGTGTTTCTGCAAGTGCGTCCGGCAGGTCTGTTTCCGCAGAAAGGGCGAACGGTGGACGCATAGAAATTTTGGATTTCCGATTTTGGATTTTGGATTGAGCTTGACTGGGTGACGCAAGAGGCTTGGGGTTGTGGAGACAGTAATTGGGAATCGAGGGATAGATTGGCGTAGACATCGCAAATTGCTAGTAGAAGTTGGCATTGTGGGTGCGATCGCCCTGGGCTTAATTTTGGTGATGCCACTGCTACTGACTGGCTTTCGGTTAAACTTGTTGGGGCGATTTCTGGCCCTGGCGATCGCGGCCTTAGGGATTGACTTGATCTGGGGCTACACAGGTTTGCTCAGCTTGGGGCATGGTGTATTTTTTGCCTTAGGCGGTTATGCCTTAGCCATGCACTTGAAGTTGCAGATTCCGGTGGAAACCCAAGGCGTTGCGCCCTTGCCAGAGTTCATGGGCTTGTATGGCGTCACCAAACTTCCTCTGTTTTGGCAGCCGTTTTATTCATTTCCTTTCACAGCATTGGCGATCGTGTTGATTCCGGGGTTGCTGGCAGCGGTGCTGGGATATCTAGTGTTTCGCAATCGCATCCGGGGAGTTTATTTCTCCATCCTCACCCAAGCTGCCACGATTATCTTTTTTAATCTCTTCAACGGTCAGCAGAAGTTCATCAACGGCACCAACGGCCTCACAGACTTCCGCACCTTGTTTGGAGCTACCGTCAGCGCTCCCCAGACTCAATTTGTCTTCTACGTCCTCACTGTTTTACTGTTGGTGGGCACCTATGCCCTTTGCCGTTGGCTCACCACGGGGCGCTTTGGTAACTTACTAGTGGCGATTCGTGATGACGAAAGCCGCGTGCGTTTCTCTGGATACGATCCTACTGGGTTTAAGGTTTTGGTTTTTGCTGTTTCCGCAGGTTTGGCAGGCTTAGCAGGAGCTATGTTCACCCTGCAAACGGGCATCATCTCACCCAAAGCAATGGATATCGCCTTCTCGATTGAGATGGTGATTTGGGTTGCAGTAGGAGGCCGCGCTTCTCTAGGTGGTGCTGTGCTGGGTGCTCTCCTCGTCAACTATGGCAAAAGCTTATTGAGTGAACGCTTTCCCGATATTTGGCTCTTTTTTCAAGGAGGGTTGTTTCTCCTGGTAGTGATGGTATTACCTAACGGTTTAGTCGGTTGGGTACGCTCCCAAGGATTGCAACAACTGCGATCGCTCTTAGGCCGCCGCCCCGCTGTCATGACCTATCCCAGTCTCGAAACTGATCCTGAGGTTGAGCAAGAACGGCAAACGCTCAGTAAACATGATTAGGTTTCATAGACCTAACCCCCAGCCCCTTCCCTTGGAGGGAAGGGGAGCAAGATCCAAAGCCCCTCTCCGCATCGGGGAGAAGTTAGCACTTCCATGAACAGCAAAATTCTGGAAATTGAAAATCTTACCGTTAGCTTCGATGGCTTCAAAGCCTTAAAGCAACTTAACTTCAGTATGGACACTGGAGAACTCCGAGTCGTAATTGGCCCCAATGGTGCAGGTAAAACCACCTTTCTGGATGTCATTACAGGTAAAGTCAAGCCTACTGAAGGGCGAGTGCTGTTTAAGGGCCGCAACTTGCGATCGCTGTCTGAGCATCAAATTGCCCGTTTTGGTGTGGGTCGCAAGTTCCAAACTCCCCGCATCTACCTCAATCTCTCGGTGCGAGATAACTTAGCGATCGCGGGCAGTCGAGCCAAATCTGTTTTCTCGACTTTGTGGGGGCGAGCTTCTACAGCGGAGCGACGTAGGATCGGCGGGTTGCTAGAAACCATCGGCTTAGCGGCTAAAGCGGATGGCTTAGCAGGGTTGCTCTCCCACGGTGAAAAGCAGCGCCTAGAAATTGGCATGCTTGTCGCGCAATCTCCCGATTTGTTGTTGGTAGACGAGCCTGTGGCAGGTCTGACCGACGAAGAAACTGCCAATATTGGGGAACTACTGTTGGCATTAGCTGAAAGTCATTCGATTTTGGTGATTGAGCACGACATGGAGTTTGTTCGCCAAATTGCTCGCCAAGTCACTGTGTTACATGAGGGATCGGTGCTTTGCGAAGGCACTATCGAACAAGTACAGAGCGATCCCCGTGTGATCGAAGTGTATCTAGGTCAACAGTCAGAAATGCAGGCTGAAGCGGTTAGAGAGGAGATCAGCGCCACATGATGAATTCAGCTAACGCCGCGATCGCCCCAGAAAACGCTCCTAGAAGTGCCACCACCCCATCCCCTAT
The nucleotide sequence above comes from Trichocoleus desertorum ATA4-8-CV12. Encoded proteins:
- the urtA gene encoding urea ABC transporter substrate-binding protein, coding for MARQFGRRKFLIYGSATFGTSILLKACASNPTPQAGESASPTTAASPAAAGSGNTIKVGILHSLSGTMAISEKSVVDAEQLAIAEINQAGGVLGKQIEAVVEDGASDWPTFAEKATKLIDQDKVATIFGCWTSASRKAVLPVFEQKNHMLWYPVQYEGQECSKNIFYTGAAPNQQIEPSVDWLLENKGKEFFLVGSDYVFPRTANTIIKAQLEAKGAKVVGEDYLPLGSTEVTPIIAKIKQALPNGGVIYNTLNGDSNVAFFKQLQGAGMGPDKYPSMSVSIAEEEVKAIGPEYLKGHYAAWNYFQTVDTPANKKFVEAFKAKYGSDRVTNDPMEAAYIMVYIWKQAVEKAATADDMEKVRAAAVGQTFDAPQGQVSLAANHHLSKVVRIGEVRDDGLFEIVSSTDKAVAPVPWNQYVAETKGFACDWSDPAKGGKYKTT
- a CDS encoding branched-chain amino acid ABC transporter permease: MLTGLVDGILGGIGIGSVLLLAALGLAIVFGLMGVINMAHGELMMLGAYTTFVVQNVFKSLGGDWLETYILFALPLAFLVAALMGLILERGVVRYLYGRPLETLLATWGVSLILQQFVRSVNWVLVIGLALFCLFFFGGMWLLSRRADWQRLRGWAIALLLPLSLGISAVTGNILSQTYKLVVTKPWFGAQNVDVTAPKWLRSGFSLGSFQVSSVRLFIVALTIFCVVGIYLFLQRSPWGLRIRAVTQNRSMSACLGIPTQKVDALTFALGSGLAGVAGCALSLLGSVGPNTGQNYIVDTFMVVVVGGVGKLVGSIVAAMAIGTLTYLIGSDAFRPLLTAVPPLADFFTFFSSTSMAKVMVFALIVVFLQVRPAGLFPQKGRTVDA
- the ureG gene encoding urease accessory protein UreG, which produces MRMSTLRVGIAGPVGSGKTALVELLCKALRQQYNIAVVTNDIYTQEDAQFLVRHQALAQDRIIGVETGGCPHTAIREDASINLAAIAQLEQRFESLDLLFVESGGDNLASTFSPELVDLTLYVIDVAAGDKIPRKGGPGITKSDLLVINKIDLAPFVGADLGVMERDATKMRGDKPFVFTNLKTQVGLDRVLNFIAENM
- the urtC gene encoding urea ABC transporter permease subunit UrtC, producing the protein MPLLLTGFRLNLLGRFLALAIAALGIDLIWGYTGLLSLGHGVFFALGGYALAMHLKLQIPVETQGVAPLPEFMGLYGVTKLPLFWQPFYSFPFTALAIVLIPGLLAAVLGYLVFRNRIRGVYFSILTQAATIIFFNLFNGQQKFINGTNGLTDFRTLFGATVSAPQTQFVFYVLTVLLLVGTYALCRWLTTGRFGNLLVAIRDDESRVRFSGYDPTGFKVLVFAVSAGLAGLAGAMFTLQTGIISPKAMDIAFSIEMVIWVAVGGRASLGGAVLGALLVNYGKSLLSERFPDIWLFFQGGLFLLVVMVLPNGLVGWVRSQGLQQLRSLLGRRPAVMTYPSLETDPEVEQERQTLSKHD
- the urtD gene encoding urea ABC transporter ATP-binding protein UrtD; the protein is MNSKILEIENLTVSFDGFKALKQLNFSMDTGELRVVIGPNGAGKTTFLDVITGKVKPTEGRVLFKGRNLRSLSEHQIARFGVGRKFQTPRIYLNLSVRDNLAIAGSRAKSVFSTLWGRASTAERRRIGGLLETIGLAAKADGLAGLLSHGEKQRLEIGMLVAQSPDLLLVDEPVAGLTDEETANIGELLLALAESHSILVIEHDMEFVRQIARQVTVLHEGSVLCEGTIEQVQSDPRVIEVYLGQQSEMQAEAVREEISAT